A genomic stretch from Geothermobacter hydrogeniphilus includes:
- a CDS encoding flagellar hook assembly protein FlgD, with translation MATINGIGSQANLAAATGNIASQALGKEDFLQLLVAQLQNQDPLNPADATEFTAQLAQFSSLEQMFTMNESLQKLSSLSGDMERLSALGLIGREVTAQTDLLKFEGAPIELGYRLPDSAARVTVHILDANNNTVATLAPPSKLAGEHFLSWDGTADNGVTVPKGSYRLAVNALDSEDRTIETVPLVRGTVSGVDLDPSGSSVVTGNGSFLMSKLLNVNGGSP, from the coding sequence ATGGCAACCATCAACGGCATCGGCAGTCAGGCGAACCTGGCCGCCGCTACCGGCAATATCGCCAGTCAGGCCCTCGGCAAGGAGGATTTCCTCCAGCTCCTGGTCGCCCAGCTGCAGAACCAGGATCCGCTCAACCCGGCTGATGCCACCGAGTTCACCGCTCAACTGGCACAGTTCAGTTCACTTGAGCAGATGTTCACCATGAATGAGTCATTGCAGAAACTTTCGTCCCTGAGCGGAGATATGGAACGCCTGTCGGCGCTCGGCCTGATCGGGCGCGAAGTCACGGCGCAAACCGACCTGCTGAAATTCGAGGGCGCACCGATCGAACTCGGCTATCGCCTGCCCGATTCGGCGGCCCGGGTCACGGTCCATATCCTCGACGCCAACAACAACACGGTCGCCACCCTGGCACCGCCGAGCAAACTGGCCGGCGAACATTTCCTCTCCTGGGACGGCACCGCCGACAATGGCGTGACCGTTCCGAAGGGAAGCTACCGGTTGGCAGTCAACGCCCTTGACAGCGAAGACAGGACCATTGAAACCGTCCCCCTGGTTCGCGGTACGGTTTCCGGCGTTGATCTCGATCCCTCAGGCAGCAGCGTAGTCACCGGAAACGGCAGTTTCCTGATGAGCAAACTGCTGAATGTCAACGGAGGCTCGCCATGA
- a CDS encoding flagellar hook-length control protein FliK has translation MEAIPLLNINAALPTTAGMETAAAAPQPGTGFELLLGTLTGQLQKEDLTRMLDDGQLLALLAGRGQGGQAMPQLPQDLIAQLPEEMQLAIRRLPQQGLLQGLQPVGGVPNVAVPSGQVAEPQLPTTEKPGITPESAQIVKAEETTGFKQLGLPLDKPLPTTTPAQAFPEQPQPGKLQQTANGPPLDPVKALQPVSQTIEPVIPTQTGAVESGDPRFGKLLGKLAESNPQRKEASTVPATPPRSETWLSGVQQLQPAADGSNNPFGDLLQNQGRDPGDQANDPPRIEPSHLQAGFNLHRQAPQPVTPSARPPTATISLPSGRVVEEKAIYEQVAGHIQGSRNGKSGHASLRLHPAELGEVKLDLSVHHDRVRAEIHAQNSQVQGVLERNLPRLRDALEQQGLHIESLQVSVDSGHSQTGNWQQQFAGQFQQHRPPTPHQPYRQPGLPQELETTVEPNRPYRHGQGLSLRI, from the coding sequence ATGGAAGCCATCCCGTTACTCAACATCAATGCCGCACTCCCGACAACTGCCGGCATGGAAACAGCAGCTGCCGCCCCGCAACCGGGGACCGGATTCGAGCTGCTGCTGGGCACCCTGACCGGTCAACTGCAGAAGGAGGACCTGACCAGGATGCTCGACGACGGCCAGTTGCTCGCCCTGCTGGCAGGCCGGGGGCAGGGTGGGCAGGCCATGCCGCAGTTGCCGCAGGATCTTATCGCACAGCTGCCCGAGGAGATGCAGCTGGCGATTCGCAGGCTGCCGCAACAGGGCCTGCTGCAGGGACTGCAACCGGTCGGCGGAGTTCCGAACGTTGCGGTCCCATCCGGACAGGTGGCAGAACCACAGCTGCCGACAACAGAAAAACCCGGCATCACTCCTGAATCGGCCCAGATTGTCAAGGCCGAGGAAACCACCGGGTTCAAACAGCTCGGGCTGCCGCTCGACAAGCCCTTGCCGACGACAACCCCGGCGCAGGCTTTCCCGGAGCAGCCACAGCCCGGGAAGCTGCAGCAGACGGCAAACGGACCACCCCTCGATCCGGTCAAGGCTCTTCAACCGGTATCGCAGACCATCGAACCCGTGATCCCGACGCAGACCGGGGCCGTTGAATCCGGCGACCCACGTTTCGGCAAATTGCTCGGCAAACTTGCTGAATCCAACCCTCAACGGAAGGAGGCGTCAACCGTACCGGCAACGCCACCGCGTTCTGAAACCTGGCTCTCCGGAGTCCAGCAGCTCCAACCGGCAGCCGATGGGAGCAACAACCCGTTCGGTGATCTTCTGCAGAACCAGGGCCGTGATCCGGGCGATCAGGCAAACGATCCGCCGCGCATCGAGCCCTCCCATCTGCAGGCGGGATTCAACCTGCACCGGCAGGCGCCCCAACCGGTCACTCCGTCGGCACGGCCTCCCACGGCAACGATCAGCCTGCCGTCCGGACGCGTTGTCGAGGAAAAGGCCATTTATGAACAGGTTGCCGGCCACATCCAGGGCAGCCGCAACGGAAAGTCCGGTCATGCCAGCCTGCGGCTGCACCCGGCTGAACTCGGTGAAGTCAAACTCGACCTGAGCGTTCATCATGACCGCGTCAGGGCGGAGATTCACGCCCAGAACAGCCAGGTGCAGGGAGTGCTGGAACGCAATCTTCCCCGTCTGCGTGACGCCCTGGAACAACAGGGACTGCACATCGAATCGCTGCAGGTCAGTGTCGATTCCGGACACAGTCAGACCGGGAACTGGCAACAGCAGTTTGCCGGACAGTTCCAGCAACATCGTCCCCCCACTCCGCATCAGCCCTACCGACAACCCGGGCTGCCGCAGGAGTTGGAGACGACAGTCGAACCGAACCGACCTTACCGTCATGGTCAAGGTCTCAGCCTGCGGATCTGA
- a CDS encoding MotE family protein yields MKQLCLLLLLALCLVPRPVAAALPPEADGIASVEERRLLAAIEERKNRFAEKEKALQLKEEKLSSLAIELDRRLEEMQKLRKQIADLLKQKKQAENERIKALSQMYEKMDKAKAAELLGKMDWDLSLAIMSQIKTKIRSKIISQMDPQYALHYTKAYSTLKQD; encoded by the coding sequence ATGAAACAGCTCTGCCTGCTCCTGCTGCTGGCACTCTGCCTGGTTCCACGACCCGTGGCGGCAGCCCTGCCGCCCGAGGCTGACGGGATTGCCAGTGTCGAGGAACGCCGGTTGCTGGCAGCGATCGAAGAGCGAAAAAACCGCTTTGCCGAAAAGGAAAAAGCCCTGCAGTTGAAAGAAGAGAAATTATCCAGCCTGGCGATCGAACTTGATCGACGACTGGAGGAGATGCAGAAACTGCGCAAACAGATCGCGGACCTGCTCAAGCAGAAGAAACAGGCCGAGAACGAACGCATCAAAGCCCTGAGCCAGATGTATGAAAAGATGGACAAGGCCAAGGCGGCCGAGCTGCTCGGCAAAATGGATTGGGATCTGTCGCTGGCGATCATGAGCCAGATCAAGACCAAGATCCGCAGCAAGATCATCAGCCAGATGGATCCGCAGTACGCCCTTCACTACACCAAGGCTTACTCCACCCTGAAACAGGATTGA
- the fliJ gene encoding flagellar export protein FliJ: MGKAFKLQSVLNYRQIIERKAQQVLARALTRQGDLMAQLARQRAELDYLTSDFENRKRQGLSMADLNLYRSHIRYSEQQLRSLEKEFEQSNAEVCKCREELMRSCQDRRMVEKLKQKQAVQTRRENLHRENLSLDEIALRERQGGLA, from the coding sequence ATGGGTAAGGCCTTCAAACTTCAATCGGTGCTGAACTATCGGCAAATCATCGAACGTAAAGCCCAGCAGGTGCTGGCTCGCGCCCTGACGCGCCAGGGGGACCTGATGGCGCAACTGGCCCGCCAACGGGCCGAGCTCGACTACCTGACCAGCGATTTCGAAAATCGCAAGCGGCAGGGGCTGTCAATGGCCGACCTGAACCTCTACCGTTCCCACATCCGTTATTCAGAACAGCAGCTGCGCAGCCTGGAGAAGGAATTCGAACAGTCGAATGCCGAGGTCTGCAAGTGCCGGGAAGAACTGATGCGCAGCTGTCAGGACCGGCGGATGGTGGAAAAACTGAAACAGAAACAGGCCGTTCAGACTCGACGGGAAAACCTGCATCGGGAGAACCTCAGTCTCGACGAGATCGCGCTGCGCGAACGACAGGGAGGACTGGCATGA
- a CDS encoding FliI/YscN family ATPase gives MKRLVAQIEGFNPMRICGKVTQIVGLVVEGFCPTAAVGTLCQIEPLNGGAPVSAEVVGFRGNRALLMPLGELRGMGPGSLIRVCRDSASLPVGPGLLGRVVDAMGQPLDGTALQRCDREMPIYALPAGPLERKKIDRPLDLGVRAINGLLTCGIGQRMGIMAGSGVGKSVLLGMMAKQTRADVNVIALIGERGREVREFIESDLGPEGLARSVVVVATSDQSPLLRMRGAFVATTIAEYFCREGKNVLLMMDSVTRFAMGMREVGLAIGEPPTTKGYTPSVFATLPKLLERAGSFKGKGSITGLYTVLVEGDDMNEPVADSVRSILDGHIVLSRDLAARNHYPAIDILASASRVMREIVDEEQIRAAGQIREILATHREAEDLINIGAYAAGSNPKIDHAIAKIEAVNRFLRQGIKDQADLQSTISALRDLAADKPQAPPQPTPPLQPATTPARPVQTAPPPSAYS, from the coding sequence ATGAAACGCCTGGTAGCGCAAATCGAAGGGTTCAACCCGATGCGCATCTGCGGCAAGGTTACCCAGATTGTCGGACTGGTGGTCGAAGGATTCTGCCCCACCGCCGCGGTCGGCACCCTGTGCCAGATCGAACCGTTGAACGGCGGCGCTCCGGTCAGTGCCGAAGTGGTCGGGTTCCGCGGCAACCGGGCCCTGCTGATGCCCCTCGGAGAACTGCGCGGCATGGGACCGGGAAGCCTGATCCGGGTCTGTCGTGACAGCGCTTCCCTGCCGGTCGGCCCGGGCCTTCTCGGCCGTGTCGTCGATGCCATGGGCCAACCTCTGGACGGCACCGCCCTGCAACGCTGCGACCGGGAGATGCCGATCTACGCCCTCCCCGCCGGCCCCCTGGAACGCAAGAAAATCGACCGGCCGCTCGATCTCGGCGTCCGCGCCATCAACGGGCTGCTGACCTGCGGCATCGGGCAGCGGATGGGGATCATGGCCGGGTCCGGCGTCGGCAAGAGCGTCCTGCTCGGAATGATGGCCAAACAGACCCGGGCCGATGTCAACGTCATTGCCCTGATCGGGGAACGAGGGCGCGAAGTCCGGGAGTTCATCGAAAGCGATCTCGGTCCGGAGGGGCTGGCGCGTTCCGTGGTGGTGGTCGCGACTTCGGATCAATCGCCGCTGCTGCGCATGCGCGGGGCCTTTGTGGCAACAACCATTGCCGAATATTTCTGCCGCGAGGGAAAAAATGTTCTGCTGATGATGGATTCGGTGACCCGGTTCGCCATGGGCATGCGCGAAGTCGGACTGGCCATCGGCGAACCGCCGACCACCAAGGGCTACACGCCGTCCGTTTTCGCCACCCTGCCGAAACTTCTGGAGAGAGCCGGAAGTTTCAAAGGCAAGGGCAGCATTACCGGGCTCTACACGGTCCTCGTCGAGGGCGATGACATGAATGAACCGGTGGCCGACTCGGTACGCTCGATCCTTGACGGACATATCGTCCTGTCGCGAGATCTGGCCGCCCGCAACCATTATCCAGCCATCGATATCCTGGCCTCCGCCAGCAGGGTGATGCGTGAAATCGTTGACGAGGAGCAGATCCGGGCGGCGGGACAGATCAGAGAGATTCTGGCAACTCATCGTGAGGCTGAAGACCTGATCAACATCGGCGCCTACGCCGCCGGCAGCAACCCGAAAATCGACCACGCCATCGCCAAGATCGAAGCGGTCAACCGCTTCCTCCGCCAGGGGATCAAAGACCAGGCCGACCTGCAGTCGACCATCAGCGCACTGCGGGATCTGGCTGCCGACAAACCGCAGGCGCCGCCGCAACCGACCCCGCCACTGCAACCGGCAACGACACCGGCAAGACCGGTACAGACAGCTCCCCCGCCATCGGCGTACAGCTGA
- a CDS encoding flagellar assembly protein FliH — MSLSKVHRAQEFANLQQVHFADFGSVSPGMPTGAEVGGFEQPAATASSEEAFTRGRQAGIREAEERFEQAANALAKGLEEISRLRESILSNSSRDMLRLVLTIARQVIHREVTVDPEIVLSTIDMALQAAVDSDSFLVKVNPKDLALVEERKPLFLASIKGLENIVFKADDSIASGGCLVESDLGQVDATIDGQLEEVRKTLLGAIEES, encoded by the coding sequence ATGTCCTTGTCTAAAGTGCATCGAGCGCAGGAATTCGCCAACCTGCAACAGGTACATTTCGCCGACTTCGGGTCCGTTTCACCGGGCATGCCCACGGGAGCGGAGGTGGGCGGATTTGAGCAACCGGCGGCAACCGCCAGCAGTGAGGAAGCCTTTACCCGCGGCCGGCAGGCGGGAATCAGGGAAGCCGAGGAACGCTTCGAACAGGCCGCCAACGCCCTGGCCAAAGGTCTCGAAGAAATCAGCCGGCTGCGTGAATCCATTCTCAGCAACAGCAGCCGCGACATGCTGCGCCTGGTCCTGACCATCGCCCGGCAGGTTATTCACCGCGAAGTGACCGTCGACCCGGAAATCGTCCTGTCGACCATCGACATGGCCCTGCAGGCGGCGGTCGATTCCGACAGTTTCCTGGTCAAGGTCAACCCGAAGGATCTGGCCCTGGTCGAAGAACGCAAACCGCTTTTTCTGGCCAGCATCAAGGGTCTGGAAAACATCGTATTCAAGGCTGACGACTCGATCGCCTCCGGCGGTTGCCTGGTCGAATCAGATCTCGGGCAGGTTGACGCGACCATCGACGGACAGCTTGAAGAAGTACGCAAAACTCTGCTTGGGGCCATAGAGGAATCCTGA
- the fliG gene encoding flagellar motor switch protein FliG, giving the protein MMVGDKSFSKLTGVEKAAVLLLCLGEETTTKVFEELPDDDVRIISRCMMNISHVSAPLAKDVIEAFKKDSAEYTGLFVQGREFVRKAISSAGDPARVNSLIEQVENTADERPLETISLMQPRMVASLLQSEHPQTVALILSTQKPEHTSRVVSFLPEELRADIMYRIARIDKVSHEVIAQIEEALQREIGVVNEGDQQQVGGIDKVVEILGRMEGGLDRDILDSIDEEDTELAEEIKRRMFTFEDLGELDNRALQTILREVNNDQLTMALKSCSDGVKDKIFANISERAASMIEEDLEAMGPVRLSEVETMQQTIVDIALKLEEEGQIVIAGRGGGDVLV; this is encoded by the coding sequence ATGATGGTCGGCGACAAAAGTTTTTCCAAGCTGACCGGGGTCGAGAAGGCCGCCGTGCTGCTGCTCTGTCTCGGCGAGGAAACCACCACCAAGGTGTTCGAGGAACTGCCGGATGACGATGTCCGCATCATCAGCCGCTGCATGATGAACATCAGCCACGTCTCCGCGCCCCTGGCCAAGGATGTGATCGAGGCCTTCAAAAAAGATTCCGCTGAATACACCGGCCTCTTCGTTCAGGGGCGTGAATTCGTCCGCAAGGCGATCTCTTCGGCGGGCGACCCGGCACGGGTCAACAGCCTGATCGAACAGGTAGAAAACACCGCCGATGAACGCCCCCTGGAAACGATCTCGCTGATGCAGCCGCGTATGGTCGCGAGCCTGCTGCAGTCGGAACACCCGCAGACCGTCGCCCTGATCCTGTCGACCCAGAAACCGGAGCATACCAGCCGCGTGGTCAGCTTTCTTCCCGAAGAGCTGCGGGCCGACATCATGTACCGCATCGCCCGCATCGACAAGGTATCCCACGAGGTCATCGCCCAGATCGAGGAGGCACTGCAACGGGAAATCGGCGTCGTCAATGAAGGAGACCAGCAGCAGGTCGGCGGCATCGACAAGGTGGTTGAGATCCTCGGCCGCATGGAAGGTGGACTGGACCGGGACATTCTCGACAGCATCGACGAGGAAGACACCGAACTCGCCGAAGAAATCAAACGCCGCATGTTCACCTTCGAAGACCTGGGAGAGCTGGATAACCGGGCCCTGCAGACCATCCTGCGGGAAGTCAACAACGACCAGCTGACCATGGCCCTGAAGAGCTGCTCTGACGGCGTCAAGGACAAGATTTTTGCCAATATCTCCGAACGGGCCGCCTCGATGATCGAAGAAGATCTCGAGGCCATGGGTCCGGTTCGGCTTTCGGAAGTGGAGACCATGCAACAGACCATTGTCGACATCGCCCTGAAGCTCGAGGAAGAAGGTCAGATCGTTATTGCCGGCCGCGGAGGTGGTGATGTCCTTGTCTAA
- the fliF gene encoding flagellar basal-body MS-ring/collar protein FliF — MAETTTETTNTNLLQNWPTSRKLSLVGVALLCLIFFAVLIIQARIADYSLLFANLDGSDASAVVDWLKDHKIPYELKNDGQAIYVPADKVHESRLQLAGAGLPQGGGVGFEIFDKQSFGMTDFVQKVNYRRALQGELARTISSLAPVAGARVHLALPERRLFKSEQQQPSASIIVKLTNGRRLSQSQISGIVHLVAGSVEGLEPEQVTIVDASGKILSKPAADVGEDGTSPAMLTHQASIEQRLERRAQSLLDRALGAGNSLVQVTASIDFSKHERLEEIYDPQKTAVVSEHVTEEKGASETTGGVAGVQGTLDGAPPVTSTTPSSRTDEITNYEVSKIVNKLVEPVGKLKSLSVAVLVADRRVTGADGETSFEPRDAKELAAIEKMVRSALGINQDRGDVISVTSMPFETDILTEPIPESSPLDHINVFMPLIKYALLSIAFLIAYLVLVRPMVRSLRGGSGPVAQYKTVQEMEQEMIEGGENRLLAAKDPAERLRRQLMNSESSPTQVVKAWLQEN; from the coding sequence ATGGCTGAAACCACGACCGAGACAACCAACACCAACCTGCTGCAGAACTGGCCCACGTCGCGCAAATTGAGCCTGGTCGGCGTCGCCCTGCTCTGCCTGATCTTCTTCGCCGTCCTCATTATCCAGGCACGGATCGCCGATTACAGCCTGCTGTTTGCCAATCTCGACGGCAGTGATGCGTCCGCAGTGGTCGACTGGCTGAAGGACCACAAGATTCCCTATGAGTTGAAAAATGACGGGCAGGCCATTTATGTCCCGGCGGACAAAGTCCACGAAAGCCGCCTGCAACTCGCCGGAGCGGGACTCCCCCAGGGCGGTGGCGTCGGCTTCGAGATTTTCGACAAGCAGAGCTTCGGCATGACCGATTTTGTGCAGAAGGTCAATTATCGCCGTGCCCTGCAGGGAGAGCTGGCACGTACCATCTCCTCCCTGGCGCCGGTGGCCGGAGCCAGGGTTCACCTGGCCCTGCCCGAACGACGGCTGTTCAAGTCGGAACAGCAGCAGCCCTCCGCTTCGATCATTGTCAAGCTGACCAATGGCCGGCGATTGAGCCAGTCCCAGATCAGCGGCATTGTTCACCTGGTCGCCGGCAGTGTCGAAGGGCTTGAACCGGAACAGGTGACGATTGTCGACGCCAGCGGAAAAATCCTCTCCAAACCGGCCGCCGACGTCGGTGAAGACGGCACCTCACCGGCGATGCTCACTCACCAGGCGAGCATTGAACAGCGCCTGGAACGTCGAGCGCAATCACTGCTTGACCGGGCCCTCGGTGCCGGCAACTCCCTGGTCCAGGTTACAGCCAGCATCGATTTCAGCAAGCATGAACGGCTGGAGGAAATTTACGACCCCCAGAAAACCGCCGTGGTCAGCGAGCATGTGACCGAAGAAAAAGGCGCGAGCGAAACCACCGGCGGCGTTGCCGGCGTTCAGGGTACACTCGACGGCGCTCCGCCCGTGACCAGCACCACGCCATCGAGCCGGACCGATGAAATCACCAATTATGAGGTCAGCAAGATTGTCAACAAGCTGGTGGAACCGGTGGGCAAACTGAAAAGCCTTTCCGTCGCCGTTCTGGTCGCGGATCGCCGGGTGACCGGCGCAGACGGCGAAACCAGCTTTGAACCCCGCGATGCCAAGGAACTGGCGGCCATTGAAAAGATGGTACGCAGCGCCCTCGGCATCAACCAGGACCGCGGTGACGTGATCAGTGTCACTTCGATGCCCTTCGAAACCGACATCCTGACCGAACCGATTCCCGAAAGCAGTCCCCTCGACCACATCAATGTCTTTATGCCCCTGATCAAGTATGCCCTGCTGAGCATCGCCTTCCTCATCGCCTACCTGGTCCTGGTCCGGCCGATGGTCCGCAGCCTGCGGGGCGGCAGCGGGCCGGTTGCGCAATACAAGACCGTTCAGGAGATGGAGCAGGAGATGATCGAAGGGGGAGAAAATCGGCTGCTCGCCGCCAAGGACCCGGCTGAACGCCTGCGGCGCCAGCTGATGAATTCCGAATCCTCGCCGACCCAGGTGGTCAAGGCCTGGCTGCAGGAGAATTGA
- the fliE gene encoding flagellar hook-basal body complex protein FliE: MEKISLQSQLLPKLTPGGPAAKNPAEKFGSALGKALNDVNKIQAKANDGIKKLQSGQDASLPDVMLSMAQADISMRLLVQMRNKVIEAYQEIMRMQV, encoded by the coding sequence ATGGAAAAAATTTCGCTGCAGAGTCAATTGCTGCCGAAACTGACCCCGGGCGGACCCGCGGCAAAAAACCCGGCGGAAAAATTCGGCAGCGCCCTCGGCAAGGCCCTGAACGATGTCAACAAGATCCAGGCCAAAGCCAATGACGGCATCAAAAAGCTGCAGAGTGGCCAGGACGCCAGCCTGCCGGACGTCATGCTGAGCATGGCTCAGGCCGACATTTCGATGCGTCTGCTGGTTCAGATGCGCAACAAGGTGATCGAAGCCTACCAGGAAATCATGCGTATGCAGGTTTGA
- the flgC gene encoding flagellar basal body rod protein FlgC has product MNIFDTMKISASALKAQRIRLNVISSNLANIETTRTPEGGPYRKKNVVFQSTRLDFGDRLDQVTRKGVQGVRVPAIVESNRMPRRVFDPGHPDADSDGYVAKPDINPVEEMTDMMSATKAYEANANVIKAAKRMALKALEIGR; this is encoded by the coding sequence ATGAACATCTTTGACACCATGAAAATCAGCGCGTCAGCTCTCAAGGCGCAACGGATCCGGTTAAACGTTATCAGTTCCAACCTGGCCAACATTGAAACCACGCGCACCCCGGAGGGCGGACCCTATCGGAAAAAGAATGTCGTCTTTCAGAGTACCCGGCTTGATTTCGGTGATCGTCTCGACCAGGTGACCCGCAAAGGGGTGCAGGGGGTGAGGGTCCCGGCCATCGTCGAGAGCAATCGCATGCCGCGACGCGTTTTCGACCCGGGGCATCCGGACGCCGACAGTGACGGCTATGTCGCCAAACCGGACATCAACCCGGTGGAGGAAATGACCGATATGATGAGCGCCACCAAGGCCTATGAGGCCAATGCCAATGTTATCAAGGCGGCCAAACGGATGGCCTTGAAAGCCCTAGAAATAGGACGTTGA
- the flgB gene encoding flagellar basal body rod protein FlgB, whose amino-acid sequence MAGPVFFDTSMQMLRKVIELRQKSQQVIASNIANADTPGYQPRRLEFEKSLARAVSGGMNQKATRPEHLSTDGTLTGITGEVVTEKGAVNVDQEMIKLSENQILYEAAVQMLNKKLALLKYVTQDGR is encoded by the coding sequence ATGGCCGGACCGGTATTTTTCGATACCAGCATGCAGATGCTCAGAAAAGTTATCGAGCTGCGGCAGAAAAGTCAGCAGGTCATTGCCAGTAATATCGCCAACGCGGATACCCCCGGATACCAGCCGCGGCGTCTCGAATTCGAAAAAAGCCTGGCACGGGCGGTATCCGGCGGCATGAACCAGAAAGCGACCCGCCCTGAGCATCTCTCCACCGACGGCACCCTCACCGGCATAACCGGTGAGGTGGTCACCGAAAAGGGGGCGGTCAATGTTGATCAGGAAATGATCAAACTGTCGGAGAACCAGATTCTTTATGAAGCGGCGGTGCAGATGCTGAACAAGAAACTCGCCCTGCTCAAGTACGTAACCCAGGATGGGAGATAG